The following coding sequences are from one Desulfuromonas sp. TF window:
- the acnB gene encoding bifunctional aconitate hydratase 2/2-methylisocitrate dehydratase has product MIEAYLRHEEERNAQGIPALPLNPEQTAALCELLQNPPAGKEDFLLNLFTERVSPGVDPAAEVKADFLGKILKGEAASPLISKKDAVRILGTMIGGYNVKPLVDALKDGGLADEAACALSRITLVYDAFDEVLALSQSNAAAKKVIESWANAEWFTSRPGVPETIKVKVYKVDGEINTDDFSPAGDAWSRPDIPLHALAMGKTRFPDGNAKIARFREDGYQVAFVGDVVGTGSSRKSACNSVLWHIGNEIPAVPNKKTGGVIIGGVIAPIFFNTAQDSGALPLKMDVSKFNTGDVIVINTAKGEVTSEAGEVLTTFGVSPNTVPDEFRAGGRIPLIIGRALTDKARAALGLPATDIFTLPVNPTPKAGQGYSLAQKMVGRACGATGILPGTACEPKMTTVGSQDTTGPMTADELKELACLRFQAPMFMQSFCHTAAYPKPADVKMHKNLPGFIAERAGVALRPGDGVIHSWLNRLLVPDTVGTGGDSHTRFPIGISFPAGSGLVAFAGAMGFMPLDMPESVLVRFKGEFNPGITLRDAVNAIPYWAIKQGLLTVPKKNKVNIFNGRILEMEGLPDLSVEQAFELTDAAAERSAAAGCIQLSEESVCTYLRSNIALMEKMIEEGYQDPQTLRNRIDAVKEWLKDPKLLKADADAEYAAVIEIDLAEITEPILACPNDPDDVKLLSEVAGTEIQDVFLGSCMTNIGHFRAAAEIWRGQKFNPAVRTWICPPTRMDQEKLKEEALFSVYSAMGARIEIAGCSLCMGNQARVPDGVNMFSTSTRNFDDRIGNGAKVYLGSAELGAVISTISKIPTPAEYMAVYKEKVAPKKEAIYKYLQFDEMPEYKKTA; this is encoded by the coding sequence ATGATCGAAGCCTATCTGAGACATGAAGAGGAGCGCAACGCCCAGGGGATCCCGGCGCTGCCCCTCAATCCCGAGCAGACCGCCGCGCTGTGCGAACTGCTGCAGAACCCTCCGGCCGGCAAGGAGGACTTCCTGCTCAACCTGTTCACCGAGCGCGTCTCGCCCGGCGTCGATCCCGCCGCCGAGGTCAAGGCCGATTTTCTCGGCAAGATTCTCAAGGGTGAGGCCGCCTCGCCCCTGATCTCCAAGAAGGACGCCGTCCGGATTCTCGGCACCATGATCGGCGGCTACAATGTCAAGCCTCTGGTCGATGCCCTCAAGGATGGCGGACTGGCTGATGAGGCCGCCTGCGCCCTCTCCAGAATCACCCTTGTTTACGATGCTTTCGACGAAGTCCTGGCCCTGTCCCAATCCAATGCCGCCGCCAAGAAGGTGATCGAGTCCTGGGCCAATGCCGAATGGTTCACCAGCCGCCCCGGCGTGCCCGAGACCATCAAAGTCAAGGTCTACAAGGTCGACGGCGAGATCAACACCGACGACTTCTCTCCGGCCGGCGATGCCTGGAGCCGCCCCGACATCCCGCTGCATGCACTGGCGATGGGAAAGACACGGTTCCCTGACGGCAACGCCAAGATCGCCAGGTTCCGCGAAGACGGCTATCAGGTGGCTTTCGTCGGCGACGTGGTCGGCACCGGCTCCTCCCGCAAGTCGGCCTGCAACTCGGTGCTGTGGCACATCGGCAACGAGATTCCGGCCGTTCCCAACAAGAAAACCGGCGGAGTGATCATCGGCGGCGTCATCGCCCCCATCTTCTTCAATACCGCCCAGGACTCCGGCGCCCTGCCGCTGAAAATGGACGTTTCCAAGTTCAATACCGGCGACGTGATCGTCATCAACACCGCCAAGGGCGAAGTGACCAGCGAAGCCGGTGAAGTGCTCACCACCTTCGGCGTCAGCCCGAACACCGTCCCCGACGAGTTCCGCGCCGGCGGCCGCATCCCTCTGATCATCGGCCGAGCCCTGACCGATAAGGCGAGAGCCGCCCTCGGCCTGCCGGCTACCGACATCTTCACCCTGCCGGTCAACCCGACTCCGAAAGCGGGTCAGGGCTACTCGCTGGCCCAGAAGATGGTCGGCCGCGCCTGCGGCGCCACCGGCATTCTCCCAGGCACCGCCTGCGAACCGAAGATGACCACCGTCGGCTCCCAGGACACCACCGGCCCGATGACCGCCGACGAGCTCAAGGAGCTGGCCTGCCTCAGGTTCCAGGCGCCAATGTTCATGCAGTCCTTCTGCCACACCGCCGCCTATCCCAAGCCGGCGGACGTGAAGATGCACAAGAACTTGCCCGGCTTCATCGCCGAGCGCGCCGGCGTCGCCCTGCGCCCCGGCGACGGCGTCATCCACTCCTGGCTCAACCGCCTGCTCGTTCCCGACACCGTCGGCACCGGCGGCGACTCCCACACCCGCTTCCCCATCGGCATCAGCTTCCCGGCCGGCTCCGGCCTGGTCGCCTTCGCCGGCGCCATGGGCTTCATGCCTCTGGACATGCCCGAAAGCGTGCTGGTACGCTTCAAAGGGGAATTCAACCCTGGTATCACCCTGCGCGACGCCGTAAACGCCATCCCTTACTGGGCCATCAAGCAGGGGCTGCTCACCGTCCCCAAGAAGAACAAGGTCAACATCTTCAACGGCCGCATCCTCGAGATGGAGGGTCTTCCCGACCTCTCCGTCGAGCAGGCCTTCGAGCTGACCGACGCCGCCGCCGAGCGCTCCGCCGCCGCCGGCTGCATCCAGCTCTCCGAAGAGAGCGTCTGCACTTACCTGCGCTCCAACATCGCCCTGATGGAGAAGATGATCGAGGAGGGCTATCAGGACCCGCAGACTCTTCGCAACCGCATCGACGCCGTCAAGGAGTGGCTGAAGGATCCGAAGCTCCTCAAGGCCGACGCCGACGCCGAGTACGCCGCGGTCATCGAGATCGACCTGGCCGAGATCACCGAGCCGATCCTGGCCTGCCCCAACGACCCGGACGACGTCAAGCTCCTCTCCGAGGTGGCCGGCACCGAGATCCAGGACGTCTTCCTCGGCTCCTGCATGACCAACATCGGCCACTTCCGCGCCGCCGCCGAGATCTGGCGCGGCCAGAAGTTCAACCCGGCCGTGCGCACCTGGATCTGCCCGCCGACCCGGATGGATCAGGAGAAGCTCAAGGAGGAGGCGCTCTTCTCCGTCTACAGCGCCATGGGCGCTCGCATCGAGATCGCCGGCTGCTCCCTGTGCATGGGGAACCAGGCCCGGGTCCCCGACGGGGTGAACATGTTCTCCACCTCGACCCGCAACTTCGACGACCGCATCGGCAACGGGGCCAAGGTCTATCTCGGCTCCGCCGAGCTCGGAGCGGTGATCAGCACCATTAGCAAAATTCCCACCCCCGCGGAGTATATGGCCGTCTATAAAGAGAAGGTCGCGCCGAAGAAGGAGGCGATCTACAAGTACCTGCAGTTTGATGAGATGCCCGAGTACAAAAAGACGGCGTAA